In Salisediminibacterium beveridgei, one DNA window encodes the following:
- the addB gene encoding helicase-exonuclease AddAB subunit AddB: protein MGLQIITGRSGSGKSTYIEDEILALEKKHPTGSPIFYLVPDQMTFQVERRIIRKMGKGSTRIRVLGFNRLAHMILQEQGGHALTHLQQTGVNMLLRKVSEEQKAKLNVFENAIGKNGFIDQLYAMLTECKRYGLEEEQIQSITNKDHLSAALKDKFNDFLLIHQELKKDTEGIRLASEDDFKLAISLVPDSELINSSLIAVDGFHHFSPLEEAFIAELMDQASDMIITLTKDAYQDPSNELDPLHLFFETMLTEQKLIEIAKDKAIEIFEPIHSNQQIRFNSPSIAHLERMSTRRPALELTDHSGVQVYACVNKRAEIRGICRDIKRLVREEKYRYKDIALLTRNLQDYHDIIELIFDEEEIPVFVDAKRTAIHHPLIEFVRSIMEVVSKHWRYEDVIRCLKTHFVLPTKGSMHQDDLDVFENVTLALGINGKQWYDPVEWQKRISFYRTVKEGEADEKVERMQRLYDEMIQPLSDFFEKIKEQTSVREYATSLFELLLTLDAPEKLAAMRDHAEQAGRLQEAKDHDQIWKQLISVLEQADEACGKDDMPFTTFQKMLDTGLESISFSIIPPAFDQVMAATMATSRLNDVKCTFIIGANDGVIPAKAEESTFLTNQERQLLIEEGYELSPSAERQLMNEQFLVYLAQTSPTDRLVISYLLSDDDGKAKQPSMILHQLYDMFPNLKPELKVETPSDAGNDDEEWLFISSPVSARSFMTERLQQWKKGYPIPSFWWSVYNWFSKQQDFHKTVATSLSSIFYTNDPGKLPVDTAKRLYGDQLTASVSRLEQFNSCAFKQFSNYGLRLKDREYFRLEAPDIGILFHEALKELTEALKEEEIPLSELSEVEATRRSKTIIEGLAPKINRNILKSSNRLHYILSKLEKVVIRAAMILAVQAERSGFQPEAIELGFGKNGLLPPLTYTLTDGTVVELSGRIDRVDTAKTENGLYIRVIDYKSSKKDIELDEVYYGLSMQMLVYLDALLTYSSEWLGSTAVPAGMLYFHIHNPLITSSSGKLSPEEAENKILEKFRMNGLILNEDHAVALTDHTLEASSSSVIAPLHRKKDGELTKRSKVIEKEEIQACREWIRSKVKSSSEAILSGNIAIDPYKKNKETPCRFCPYQAFCQFDASQEEMQFRHLQGLNQERAMQLMRINMEEVQDGD from the coding sequence ATGGGACTGCAGATCATTACAGGACGATCAGGTTCAGGGAAATCAACTTATATCGAAGATGAAATCTTGGCATTGGAGAAAAAACATCCAACCGGGTCACCGATTTTTTATTTGGTGCCCGATCAGATGACGTTTCAGGTGGAAAGACGGATAATCAGAAAAATGGGTAAAGGCTCAACCCGGATACGTGTGCTGGGTTTTAACCGGCTTGCTCATATGATCCTTCAGGAGCAGGGAGGGCATGCGTTAACACATCTTCAACAAACAGGTGTGAACATGCTTTTGAGAAAGGTCTCAGAAGAACAGAAAGCCAAGCTCAATGTATTTGAAAATGCTATAGGTAAGAATGGGTTTATCGATCAATTGTATGCTATGTTAACTGAATGCAAACGATATGGGCTGGAGGAAGAACAGATCCAATCCATAACAAATAAGGACCATCTCTCGGCAGCATTAAAAGACAAATTCAATGATTTTTTATTAATCCATCAAGAGTTAAAAAAAGACACAGAAGGTATTCGTTTGGCGTCAGAAGATGATTTTAAGCTTGCAATCAGCCTGGTTCCAGATTCAGAATTGATCAACAGCAGCCTGATTGCGGTGGATGGTTTTCATCATTTCAGTCCACTCGAAGAAGCTTTTATCGCAGAATTAATGGATCAGGCTAGTGACATGATCATCACCCTGACGAAGGATGCTTATCAGGATCCATCGAACGAACTGGATCCCCTACACCTCTTTTTTGAAACAATGCTGACTGAACAAAAGTTGATTGAAATCGCAAAAGATAAAGCTATAGAGATATTCGAACCAATTCACTCGAACCAGCAAATCCGGTTTAATAGTCCTTCGATTGCTCACCTTGAACGGATGAGTACCCGGCGCCCTGCACTGGAATTGACTGATCATTCTGGTGTGCAGGTCTATGCATGTGTTAACAAAAGAGCAGAAATCCGTGGTATTTGCAGAGATATAAAAAGATTGGTTCGTGAAGAAAAATATCGTTATAAAGATATCGCATTGCTCACACGAAATCTGCAGGACTATCACGATATAATTGAATTAATATTTGATGAAGAAGAAATACCTGTATTTGTTGATGCCAAGCGTACAGCGATACACCATCCCCTGATCGAATTTGTGCGTTCCATTATGGAAGTCGTTTCAAAACATTGGCGTTATGAAGATGTCATACGCTGTTTAAAAACACACTTTGTATTGCCAACGAAAGGGAGCATGCATCAGGATGACCTGGATGTTTTCGAAAATGTCACTTTAGCTTTAGGTATTAATGGAAAACAATGGTACGACCCCGTTGAGTGGCAAAAGCGAATCAGTTTCTATCGTACTGTTAAAGAAGGCGAAGCTGATGAAAAAGTTGAACGTATGCAAAGGCTTTACGATGAAATGATTCAACCGTTGAGTGACTTTTTCGAGAAAATCAAAGAGCAAACTTCGGTCAGAGAATATGCTACATCACTGTTTGAGCTACTTCTCACTTTGGATGCACCAGAAAAGCTCGCAGCAATGCGTGATCATGCAGAACAGGCAGGACGACTCCAAGAAGCAAAAGACCATGACCAGATTTGGAAACAGCTGATCAGCGTGCTTGAACAGGCGGATGAAGCTTGTGGAAAAGATGATATGCCATTCACTACATTCCAAAAAATGCTTGATACCGGTCTTGAAAGTATCTCTTTTTCCATTATACCTCCAGCATTTGATCAGGTCATGGCTGCAACCATGGCAACTTCACGATTAAATGATGTTAAATGTACTTTTATCATAGGTGCTAATGACGGCGTGATTCCAGCCAAAGCTGAAGAATCCACTTTTCTGACCAATCAGGAACGTCAGCTTTTAATTGAAGAAGGCTACGAGCTTTCACCTTCAGCAGAAAGGCAATTAATGAATGAACAATTTCTTGTTTATCTGGCGCAAACCAGTCCGACGGATAGGCTGGTTATCAGCTATTTACTCAGTGATGATGATGGAAAAGCGAAACAACCTTCTATGATTCTTCACCAACTTTATGACATGTTTCCAAATCTCAAACCTGAATTAAAAGTGGAAACGCCTTCAGATGCAGGTAATGACGATGAAGAATGGCTGTTTATCTCATCCCCGGTTTCTGCCCGGTCGTTTATGACAGAACGTTTGCAGCAATGGAAGAAAGGGTATCCGATTCCTTCATTTTGGTGGTCTGTATACAATTGGTTTAGTAAACAGCAGGATTTTCATAAAACCGTTGCGACATCCCTTTCCAGCATTTTTTACACGAATGATCCTGGTAAGTTGCCGGTTGACACCGCCAAAAGATTATATGGTGATCAACTTACAGCCAGCGTTTCGAGGCTTGAACAATTTAATTCCTGTGCATTTAAGCAATTTTCAAATTATGGTTTACGTTTAAAGGACCGGGAATATTTCAGACTTGAGGCTCCGGATATCGGTATTCTGTTCCACGAAGCACTGAAGGAATTAACAGAAGCGTTGAAAGAAGAAGAAATCCCGTTGTCTGAGTTAAGTGAGGTTGAAGCAACACGGAGGTCGAAGACCATAATTGAAGGCCTGGCACCTAAAATCAACCGAAATATATTAAAGAGTTCGAACAGATTACATTACATTTTATCGAAACTCGAAAAAGTTGTGATCAGAGCGGCCATGATATTGGCGGTTCAAGCTGAACGATCAGGATTTCAACCTGAAGCGATTGAACTTGGTTTTGGCAAAAATGGTTTACTGCCTCCGTTGACTTATACACTGACTGATGGAACCGTTGTCGAATTGTCAGGCAGAATCGACCGAGTGGATACTGCCAAAACCGAGAATGGTCTTTATATTCGTGTGATTGATTATAAATCCAGCAAAAAAGATATTGAACTGGATGAAGTATATTATGGGTTGTCTATGCAAATGCTGGTGTATCTTGATGCACTGTTGACCTATTCATCAGAATGGCTCGGTTCAACAGCAGTTCCAGCAGGGATGCTCTACTTTCATATTCATAATCCATTGATTACATCATCAAGCGGAAAATTATCACCGGAAGAAGCAGAGAATAAAATCCTTGAGAAGTTCCGTATGAATGGACTGATACTGAATGAAGATCATGCAGTAGCATTGACGGATCATACTCTTGAAGCGTCTTCTTCTTCAGTCATTGCTCCTCTTCATCGCAAAAAAGATGGTGAATTAACCAAACGATCCAAGGTCATTGAAAAAGAGGAAATCCAGGCTTGCAGAGAATGGATACGTTCGAAAGTGAAATCTTCATCCGAAGCGATACTAAGTGGAAACATAGCGATTGATCCATATAAAAAAAACAAAGAGACACCTTGTCGATTTTGTCCTTATCAGGCATTTTGCCAGTTTGATGCTTCTCAAGAAGAGATGCAGTTCCGCCACCTTCAAGGATTAAATCAGGAACGTGCTATGCAATTGATGAGAATCAACATGGAGGAGGTACAAGATGGAGATTAA